TCGGCGGGATACGGGTCGCCGTCGATCCACGTGCAGCGGAAGGTCAGGTCGAGATAGTCGCTCTGGTCGCCGTTGGCGTAGGTGACGCGCGGGATCTGGTGCACCCAGCACAGGCGGTCGGCGCGGATGCGGACGCCGGCCTCTTCGAGCGCCTCGCGCACCGCGGCATCCGCCGGCTCTTCGCCGGGGTCGACGATGCCGGTGATCGGCGTGAGCGCGCCGTTGTCGGAGCGCCGGCCGAGGAGGACCTCGTCGCCGCGGACGACGACGGCGGTCACACCGGCCAGCGGCAGCGGCATCGTTCCGATGTGGCGGCGCAGTTCGAGGACGAAGTCGGGGGTCGGCACGGGTCCACTCTAGGGTCGCGGTTCCCGCCGTCGGAGATTCTCGCGATCGTCGGAGGCATCACCGCCGGATCGTCCTGCGGAGCGCGGATTCTCCGACGACGGCGCCCGCGAGGCGAGGGGAAGGGAGGCGAGGGGAGGGCGGATGTCGGATGGCGGGGGCACAGTGGTGGCATGAGCATCGAGGTGCGGGCGGCGACCGTGTTCGACGACGTCGCCGCGGTGGTGGGCCCGCGCAGCCCGACCGCGACGGTGTGCTTCTGCCTGAGCTACCGCATCGGGTCGCGCGAGAGCCGCGCGCTGCGAGGTCCCGCGCGCGCCGAGCGCGTGCGAGAGCTGTGCGCCCAGGACCCGCCGCCGGGCGTGCTCGCCTACGACGACGGCGTGCCCGTCGGCTGGGCCGCGCTGCATCCGCGGGCAGGCACCGCGTTCGCGCGCAGCCGGACGATCCCGCACGTCGACGACGAGGACGCCTGGTCGCTGTGGTGCCTCCGCGTGCGGCCCGGCCATCGGGGGCGGGGAATCATGCACGCACTCGTCGACGGCGCGGTCGCCTATGCGCGCGAGCGCGGCGCCCCGGTCGTCGAGGCGTACCCGGTCGACAACGACGGCGCGCGGGTCGAGTCGACGATGGCGTACGTCGGCACCAGAGCCCTGTTCGAGCGGGCGGGGTTCGTGAAGGTCTCCGACACGACCTCGGTGCTCGACGGCTTCCCGCGCATCCTGATGCGGCTCGACCTGCGGTAGCGATGACGCTCCATCGCCGCCGGCGCCGCAATACGGTGGTGCCGTGAACGAGATCCTGCGCCGCCGCTTCGCCCGCGCGAACACCCTGTACCTCGACCTCGTCGACGCGCTCACCGCCGAGCAGCTCGGCTCGCGCCTCCCGGGACTGCCGTCGGACACCGCCGGGCACCAGCTGTGGTGCGCGCTGGGCGCGCGGGAGAGCTATGTGCGGGCGGCCCGCGCGGGGGAGTGGCGCGGGTTCACCAGTCCGGTCACCGCGTCCGAGACGACGGACGCCGCCGCCCTGCGGGCCGCGTTCGAGACCACCGCCGCGGGCGTCGACGCGTGGCTCGCCGAGCTCGCGCCCGACGACGAGGAGTCGGCGACCTACGCGCTCGCGCTGCTCGAGCACGAGACGCAGCACCACGGCCAGCTGATCCGCTACCTGTACGGCCTCGGCATCGACCGGCCGGCGTCGTGGCAGCGGCAGTACGCGCTCGACGAGGACTTCTGAGCGCCGCCGGGACGCGATCCTTCACCTTCAGCTCGAGGGTGAGACGACCTCGCGGTCGGGTCCGCGCGAACCGCGCCGACTGCGGGCGTCGTGGGGGAGGTGCTTCGTAGACTCGATCCGTGGCATCCGACTCCTTCGTTCATCTGCACGTGCACAGCGAGTACTCGATGCTCGACGGCGCCGCCAAGATCGGCGCGATGACCCAGGCGGCGGCCGACTACGGCATGCCGGCGATCGCGGTGACCGACCACGGCAACACGTTCGCGGCGTTCGAGTTCTACAACGCCGCCAAGGCCTCCGGCGTCAAGCCCATCGTCGGACTCGAGGCGTACGTCACACCCGGCACGCACCGCAGCGACAAGTCGCGCGTCGCGTGGGGCACGCCCGAGCAGAAGAGCGACGATGTGTCGGGCGCCGGCGCCTACACCCACATGACGATGTGGAGCCAGAGCACCGAGGGCATGCACAACCTCTTCCGGCTCAGCTCGCTGTCGAGCATCGAGGGCTACTACTTCAAGCCCCGCATGGACCGAGAGCTGCTCGAGACCTACGGCAAGGGACTGATCGCGACGACCGGCTGCCCGTCCGGCGAGGTGCAGACGCGCCTTCGCCTCGGTCAGTACGACGCCGCGCGTGCGGCGGCCGCGGAGTTCCAGGACATCTTCGGCAAGGAGAACTACTTCGCCGAGATCATGGACCACGGCCTGTCGATCGAGCGACGGGTCATGACCGACCTGCTGCGCCTGGCGAAGGACCTCGACATCCCGCTGGTGGCGACCAACGACTCCCACTACACGCACCAGCACGAGGCGGACGCCCACGCCGCGCTCCTGTGCGTGCAGTCCGGGTCGACGCTCGACGACCCCAACCGCTTCAAGTTCGACGGCGACGGCTACTACATCAAGACCGCGCAGGAGATGCGGCAGATCTTCCGCGACCACCCCGAGGC
This region of Microbacterium thalassium genomic DNA includes:
- a CDS encoding NUDIX hydrolase, which codes for MPTPDFVLELRRHIGTMPLPLAGVTAVVVRGDEVLLGRRSDNGALTPITGIVDPGEEPADAAVREALEEAGVRIRADRLCWVHQIPRVTYANGDQSDYLDLTFRCTWIDGDPYPADGEMTEVGWYPLADLGEVGDEMRARIGAALVPGDAARFEGGAAPA
- a CDS encoding GNAT family N-acetyltransferase — its product is MSIEVRAATVFDDVAAVVGPRSPTATVCFCLSYRIGSRESRALRGPARAERVRELCAQDPPPGVLAYDDGVPVGWAALHPRAGTAFARSRTIPHVDDEDAWSLWCLRVRPGHRGRGIMHALVDGAVAYARERGAPVVEAYPVDNDGARVESTMAYVGTRALFERAGFVKVSDTTSVLDGFPRILMRLDLR
- a CDS encoding DinB family protein, producing the protein MNEILRRRFARANTLYLDLVDALTAEQLGSRLPGLPSDTAGHQLWCALGARESYVRAARAGEWRGFTSPVTASETTDAAALRAAFETTAAGVDAWLAELAPDDEESATYALALLEHETQHHGQLIRYLYGLGIDRPASWQRQYALDEDF